In Poecile atricapillus isolate bPoeAtr1 chromosome 12, bPoeAtr1.hap1, whole genome shotgun sequence, one DNA window encodes the following:
- the LOC131583677 gene encoding TLR adapter interacting with SLC15A4 on the lysosome-like yields the protein MLAEGILTRLIYKESCHQDKPCKSPASQKAKEGIWRQKLVDIPKIKGFADGCEKREELSARSSQVEAGSSPRWRSMEKEPAKDQEMLVKGTASPALHIPKRGGSLDQVDLYRSWPCNSIYQNYPDLQIGGDHVGGHTCDSGCVLDHVCDELPDGPVLLSIDIPQDQSPLCEHPEKPSGMSLPGEEAGERSLMLSEEPLSNSTLNKYMEAKVAELYKQFFEESLARCGSITNLLTCSWIRNSLDQISVQISQEQNIETSKARGALLHSLALFSSHNAPNRNSSEFSTPNLQISNPVGAKRSCRMEFTS from the coding sequence ATGTTGGCAGAAGGCATCCTAACGAGGCTCATCTATAAAGAAAGCTGTCATCAAGATAAGCCTTGCAAATCTCCTGCATCCCAAAAGGCTAAAGAGGGAATCTGGAGACAGAAACTTGTAGACATCCCAAAAATTAAAGGCTTTGCTGATGGATGTGAGAAGCGGGAGGagctctctgccagaagcagcCAAGTGGAagccgggagcagcccccgaTGGAGATCCATGGAAAAGGAGCCTGCAAAAGATCAGGAAATGCTGGTTAAAGGAACTGCATCCCCAGCTTTACATATCCCCAAGAGAGGAGGAAGCCTAGACCAGGTGGATTTGTACAGATCCTGGCCTTGCAACAGCATTTACCAGAACTATCCTGACCTGCAGATCGGGGGGGACCACGTGGGGGGCCACACGTGTGACTCGGGCTGTGTCCTGGACCATGTGTGTGATGAGCTCCCTGATGGCCCCGTCCTGCTCTCCATAGATATTCCCCAGGATCAGTCCCCTCTGTGTGAGCATCCTGAAAAGCCCAGCGGGATGTCCCTGCCTGGAGAGGAAGCTGGAGAAAGGAGCCTCATGCTCAGTGAGGAGCCCCTTTCCAACTCCACGCTCAACAAGTACATGGAAGCCAAAGTGGCAGAGCTCTACAAACAGTTTTTTGAAGAAAGCCTGGCCAGGTGTGGTTCCATAACAAACCTCCTCACCTGCAGCTGGATAAGGAACAGCCTGGACCAGATAAGTGTTCAGATCTCCCAGGAGCAGAACAtagaaacctccaaagccagaGGAGCCCTCTTGCATTCGTTGGCTTTGTTCAGCTCCCACAACGCTCCCAACAGGAACAGCTCCGAGTTCAGCACCCCAAACCTCCA